In Pseudothermotoga sp., a genomic segment contains:
- a CDS encoding polysaccharide pyruvyl transferase family protein yields MKAATLFGYYGYDNLGDELLCRQSIKTLKEAHFDKIYLLVNRKKVKDFLQTGILPIDRFDLIKVFQAIFKSDVVVCGGGGILQDQTSLKSLLYYSSLILISLALGKPVLLLANSLGPLKRTISRCIVRFILKRRNLYFIARDPVSFKYAKLVGAKHVSLGTDLAVGMIEDLPKLEKEKRISLCLKSEIELEPIITVAEICGFSEILLVPLSPQDEPACERVSKKYGLRISTQPLRDLVSSSFVVSQRMHGCLISCLAGIPFISLNNLKSKRFFERYFPKYEGFCSKEDPTKIALTIMKLKDTKLDTKKLVEDYTKMWNDVLNLLKALKGE; encoded by the coding sequence TTGAAAGCAGCTACACTGTTCGGTTATTATGGTTATGACAATCTTGGAGACGAGTTGCTGTGTCGGCAAAGCATCAAAACGCTCAAAGAAGCACACTTCGACAAAATATATCTGCTGGTGAATAGAAAAAAAGTGAAAGATTTTCTGCAAACTGGTATTCTACCCATCGATCGGTTCGACCTTATAAAAGTTTTTCAGGCGATCTTCAAAAGCGACGTGGTCGTTTGCGGTGGTGGAGGTATTCTTCAAGATCAAACCAGTTTGAAGAGCTTGCTTTACTACTCCTCTCTCATCCTGATTTCGCTCGCTCTTGGGAAACCTGTGTTGTTGCTCGCCAACAGCTTGGGACCTCTGAAACGCACGATTTCAAGATGCATCGTTAGATTCATTTTAAAAAGGAGAAATCTCTATTTCATTGCTCGAGACCCGGTGAGTTTCAAGTACGCCAAACTCGTTGGAGCCAAGCATGTCTCGCTTGGAACGGACCTGGCAGTTGGAATGATTGAAGACTTGCCGAAGTTGGAGAAAGAGAAAAGGATCAGTCTATGCCTGAAGAGTGAGATAGAACTAGAACCCATCATCACCGTTGCGGAGATCTGTGGCTTTTCAGAGATTTTGCTCGTACCACTCAGTCCTCAAGATGAACCTGCGTGCGAGCGCGTTTCAAAAAAGTACGGTTTACGCATCTCAACTCAACCGCTGAGAGATTTGGTCTCTTCATCCTTCGTCGTCTCTCAACGTATGCACGGTTGTCTCATATCATGTTTGGCTGGTATTCCATTCATATCTTTGAACAACCTCAAGAGTAAAAGATTCTTCGAGCGATATTTCCCAAAGTATGAAGGTTTTTGTTCCAAAGAAGATCCCACAAAGATCGCTCTGACCATCATGAAATTGAAAGATACGAAACTTGACACCAAAAAATTGGTGGAAGATTACACAAAGATGTGGAACGACGTTCTGAATCTGTTGAAAGCACTTAAAGGGGAATAG